The nucleotide window ACAGGGAAACCGATATTTTCCCGCAGATTAGAGATAAACGGGTTGATAAAGAATACTTCCCCGTATGGGCCCACTACATCAATGAAATCCAAATGAATATGCTGCCCGAATATGTTGAAAAAGGCCTGCTTAAGGCTATGGTCATGTTCGGCGGCAATGCTATGATGTGGCCCCAGACAACACAGTACCAGCAGGCTATTGCCAGGATGGAGTTTTCTGTGGCAGCCGATTACTACTTACGCCCCTGGACCCATAACTTTATGGATATGGTGCTCCCAGCGGCTATGACCTATGAACGCATGGCACCGCTGGCTATATTCGGGCGCAAGATATACTTGCGCGAGCCGGTAATAAAGCCTTTAGGAGAAGCGCGGTCCGATTGGCGGATAGCGTTTGAACTGGGGACCCGACTGGGTTATCCGGAAGAATTCTGGCATGGCGATGAGGAAGCTGCTCTAAATGAACTGCTGAAACCTTTAAACCTTACTGTAGATGACCTGCGTAAGCACCCCGAAGGCCTGGAAATTCCTCCTAAAGGACCGAATAAATTCCGCAAATATGAACTGGGGCTTTTACGCCAGGACGGCGAGCCAGGTTTTCCAACGCCGAGTGGTAAAGTGGAAATTGCTTCTCAGATTCTGGCTCAATACAAATTTAATCCCCTGCCGGTTTACCGCGAGCCCCTGGAGAGTCCTTTAAGTACACCGGAACTGGCCAAAAAATTTCCTTTGATACTCAACACAGGTTCTCGTGTACCCATGTATACCCACAGCAAATTGCGGGAATTGCCGTGGTTAAATCAATTTATGCCCGAGCCGGTGGTTCGTATAAATCCTAAAGATGCCGCAGCCAGGGGCATCAAAGATGGTGACGACGTTATCCTTGCTTCACCCCACGGTGAAATTAAACTAAAGGCCAGCGTCACCAATATTGTTCTCCCGGGGGTAATCGACGTATTTCATGGCTGGCCGCAGGCCAATGTGAATATGCTTGTCCCCCGTAACTTTGATCCGATTTCCGGCTACCCGCCTTACAAGGAAGGTCTATGTGAAGTGAAAAAAACCTGAACCACAAATTTGTCAAACATGGCTGCCGCAGGGCAGTACAAATCAGGAGGGGCATTGTGCCTGCTCCTTTTTTTATCTTCATTTAACGAATTTTTCTGCCATATACCTCAAAGCGGCAGGAAAAAACCGAAAGGCGGGGAATCTTTATATTACTTGTCTTTTTTTGGAGGAGGTTATATCTAATGTTACTCTGGCAGTTACCGCAGAAGCATCGGGAGGCGGATGCCCGGCCGGCTCTGGTTTTCCAGGATAAGAGGATATCTTACCCTGAGCTGGTTGCCTGGATAAAAGCATATGCAGGGCTGTTACAGCAAATGGGCGTCACCCCTGGGGAGAGGGTGGCTATATGTTCACCTAACTGTCCGGAATTTATTTACAGTTACCTGGGGGCCATCCAGGCCGGGGCCATCGCCGTGCCTTTGAACCTGATGCTTACCCGGGAAGAAATCGCCTTTATAATCAAAGACTCCGGTTGCAGCACCCTGGTGATCCACAAGGCGATTTTGGAGCGAATAGGCCTTTCGCCGCAGCAGGCCTCCAGTTTAGGTCTCAAACATCTGGTGGTCCTTGACGAAAATACGGCGGCAAAGGCCCAAGCCGCACCACCGCCGGAGCCGATTGCCGCCTCGGAGGATGACATCTGCGTTTTCCTCTATACGTCCGGCACTACCGGGCGGCCGAAGGGGGCCATGTTGAGCCACAGGAATTTTATGGCCGACATTGAAGCCATGGATGCCGTTTCCCACCTCGGACCGGATAACAATTTCCTCTGTGTCTTACCTATGTTCCACAGCTTTGCCTGGACAACCTGTGTCCTTCTTCCCCTCTACCTTGGCAGTACCATTACCATAAAAGAGAGTTTTCAACCTAAAGACACTTTACGGACCCTGACCGAAGAGAACATTACTATTTTCTGCGGCGTTCCCTCCATGTATGCCGTTTTCCTGCGCCTCGGTGAAAAGGGTCAATTTAAGAGTTTGCGGTTCGCCATTTCCGGCGGTGCCCCCCTGGCGGCGGAGGTACACCGTGGTTTTGAGGAGAAATTTTCTTTTCCCCTGGTGGAAGGTTATGGCCTTTCCGAGGCGGCTCCGGTAGTCTGTCTGAATCCCCTTTACGGTGTTCGCAAGCCCGGTTCTATCGGCCTGCCCCTGCCGGGAATAGAAGTGAAAGTTGTCGACGAAAACGATCGTGAACTCCCTGTGAATGAGGTAGGGGAGCTTGTCGTGCGCGGGCCGAACGTTATGTCCGGGTATTACAACCGGCCGGAGGAAACGGCCGAAGCATTAAAGGGCGGCTGGCTTCACACCGGCGATCTGGCCCGGCGGGACGAGGACGGCTATTTTTACATTGTCGACCGCAAAAAAGACATGATCATCCTGGGAGGCTTTAACGTTTATCCCCGGGAAGTGGAGGAAGTTCTCCTGACCCATCCGGCCGTTCAGGAAGCGGCAGTGGTAGGTGTCGGCGATCCCCTGAAGGGCGAAACGGTGAAGGCGTATATTGTTTTGAAGGAAGGAGCCACCGCTGATAAACGGGATTTGCAGGAATTTTTAAAGGAGCACCTGGCCCTTTATAAGATCCCCCGCCTTTTCGAATTTGTACCCGAGCTCCCTAAGAGCCCTACGGGGAAAGTGTTGAAAAAGCTCCTTAAAGGGTAAAGGATTTCCTTGAGTGCTGTCTAAAAATAGTTTAAAATGGTGAAAGGCGGGAAGAGGAGTGGTCCCGGTGTCGCTGGCACCAGAGGTGGCGGTGCTGTTGGAGCGCCTGCGTAAGCACAGCATGACTACTTACCAGCATTCCTGCAATGTCGGTAATTTAGCCGGCGTTCTGGCGGAGGGACTGGGTTTACATCAGGAAGAGGTAAACATCATAACTTTAGGGGGCCTTTTGCACGATATAGGAAAGGTGCGGGTGCGCGCCGCCATCCTGCACAAGGCGGCCCGGTTAAGCGATCATGAATGGGAAGTAATGCGCCGGCACCCGGAATTTGGGGTGGAGATCCTGTCCGCCCAGGAGGGTTTTGAGGTCCTTGAGCCTTTGGTGGCCTACCACCATGAACGCTGGGACGGCAAGGGTTATTACGGCCTGCAGGGCAGCGATATTCCCCTGGGGGCGCGGATTATCTCCCTGGCCGACGCCTTTGATGCCATGACTTCTTCCCGGGCTTATCAGTATTCTAAAAATTTGCTGGATGGGATTAATGAACTGGTAGACGGCTCGGGCAAACAATTCGATCCTCGGTTGGTGCAGCTCTTTTTTGATATCATGCCGGCCATTTTAAAAAGGAACAGCCGCCGGGCCGGATGAAAAAGGGCGAGGGAAAAATACAAGCCACCGGGTAATGCTTCCGGTGGCTTTAATTTTAGCTTTCCTGTTTTTTCTTTTTACGCTCCTGGTAGGTCGCCAGAAGGCTGCCGCCGATAGCGGGGTTATGGCGGGCGACCTGCATCAGGTAGGCGGAAACGCTGCCCTCGTAGTCGAAGTTTTCGCCCAGCAGAGCCAGCTCCAGGGCCCGCCGGGTGACGTTGATTACGCATTCCTCTTCATGGTTGTCGCGACAGTCCTGGCACTCAAGTAATACTTCTACCAGGGCGGCAATTAAATCCTGCTGGTAGTATACCCGCAAGTCGTCCTGGGGGATGAGTTCATTCCCCCGAGGAATGCGAACGGTATTTTTCTGTCGGGCGTAGGCCAGGGCTGTTTGGGCAAAACCGATTAAGCAGTGAGCTTTATTGCAGGTGCCGCATTCGGCTACCGTTTTGCAACAGCGGTCAACGGCTCCCTGGATTTTATCCAGATCAACATTGCGGGCGCTCATTTTTTTACCTCCAATCTAAAAGCCGGCAAATTTGAGAAAGTCATCTTCTTCCGGCGGTCGGTAGCGTTGCAGAAAATCTTCAGGCGGCAGAAAGGCTTCCAGCCCGGTGCGGGCGATGGTGTTGCAGATGCGTTCCCGCGGTTGGGCCAGGGCCGCGTAACGATCTAGGATGAAGTCTAGGAGGCTGATGACCCCCTCTCCGTTAATGCCTGTAGCGATTTGTCGGGCATGGATGGGTTTGCGGCTACCGCCCCGGCCGCCCAGATAGACGTTATAGGTGTCACTGCCGGTGGCAATGATGCCGTAATCGGCGCAGAGGGGGTCGGTACAGCCGCGGTGACAGCCGGCTAGCGATATTTTAAAATCGCAGGGGGTGGGCCGATTCATGAACTGCTCCTGGATTTTGCTACCAAGGCTGAAAACATCGCTTAGAGAGCGCTGGCAGAGGTCTTCATTGCCGGCGCAGGCCTTGACGTTTCTTACTATTTCTCCAAATACCCCGATTTTTAAATCCAGGGCGGCAATTCCCTTCCGCAGGTCGTCGAGCCTTTCTTCCGGGATGACAAAGATGAGGGTTTGACGCGTCGTCAATTTTAAGTACCGGCAGTCGACGTTTCGCGCCAGTTCCGCTAGGCCGACCAGCTGCTCCGGCGTAAGAACGCCGCATTTGGCAACGATGCCCACACCCAGAAAACCTGAGCGCTGCTTAAAAATAGCGTCACCCATTTTATCACCTCCAGTAGTGATTACTATTATTTCTTCATGGTTGGTAAAATTCCTGCTTATAAGGTAAACTCTGGCGAGCCATACTAAGGGGGAATATGTGAGGAGGGATTGGAAATCATGGGTGCTGAAAATGCTCCTTTGAGCTACCGCTGCAGCCGCTGCGGCAATACCTTTAAGGTGAATCCCGGCGGCGCCAATATTTGTCCCATCTGTGGGTTCAACTGCGGCCCTGATAAGTGCCGCCAGGTAGAAGCATCTGATGAGGGCTATTAATCCATAATGAAGGGGGAGAGGGAAACCGGCTTATGCGGGAAAAGGAGCTTAAGGAATGGGCGCTAGAGCGGGGTCTGGTCCTGGGTATAGCGCCTGCCCTTCCCTTCCAAAGGGGTTTGGCCGCTTTAAAATGGCGGGAGGAGAGGGGGATTATAACTCCCTTTGCCTGCGGCAGCCTAGAAGAACGCTGCCATCCGCGCCTTTTATACCCTATGGTCCGTTCTTTAATAGTGGTGGCTAAACCCCATCCCGACCCCGCTACCGTTTCCCTGCCGGCGAAGGAATTTATCGCCCGCTACGCCCTGGGAACCGATTACCACGATGAACTTCAAAACAGCCTTCAGGAACTGGCCCAATATTTACGGCAGAATGGAGCGGAGTTCACGGCCGTTCAGGTGGACAGCGGCCCCCTGCTGGAAAGGGAGGCGGCCTATCTGGCCGGTCTGGGGTATTACGGTGCCAACTGCAACTTGATTATCCCGGGTATGGGTTCGGCGGTATCCCTGGGGATTTTGTTAACCGATCTGGAGCTGGAACCGGGCGTACCCGCGGAACCTGTTACCTGCGCGGAGTGCGGCCGTTGCCTAAAGGCCTGTCCCACGAAAGCTCTGGTAGCACCCGGGCGCCTGGACCCGGCGCGCTGCCTTTCCTATCTTACCCAGGCCCGGGGTGTCGTGCCATCTGATTTGCGTCCTTTTTTTAAACGCTATCTTTGGGGATGCGACGTCTGCCAGGAAGTCTGCCCGGCCGCCGGGCGGGAGCCGGCTCAATTATGGGAGCAGGGGGCGGAGGGCAATAGCCCTGAAGGAAGCTACCGCTTTACGGAGCTGGCGGCCATTTTGGCTATGGATAATAAGCAGTTTACTAAAGTATTCGGCACCACGCCCCTGGCCTGGCGGGGGAAAACGGTAATCCAGCGCAACGCCGTACTCCTTTTGGGAAACTGGGGCGATCTTTTTGCCCTTCCCCTTCTTGAACAGGCCCTGCGCTCGCCGTCCCCCATAGTGCGGGGGCATGCCGCCTGGGCCCTGGGTCGTCTGGGGCCGTCCGCCCGCTCGCTCCTTAATAAAGCCCGCCTTGAAGAAAAGGATGTGTTGGTGCGACGCGAGATTGATGAAGCCCTGGAAGCAATATAAAAACCCCGGCCGTCAATATAAAAACCGGGGTTTTCCTTTATTTAACCGTTATTTTAGAATTTTAAAGGCATCCGGCTCGGCTATAAAGGCTTCGTACAGGGATTTATTTTTTACGGCGGCGACAGGCTGGTTGAGGTTGGGCGCGGCGACCATTTTTAGCGCGACGGAGTTCTGGTAGCGGGTGTTTTTGACGAAGTCGCCTTTTCCGTCCTCGCCCTCCAGATAGTAGTAGGCGGCGCCGCGTTTATCTCGGAAGGGTCCGTAAATGGAAGAAAAGTTGCTTTCAACGAGGTTAGCCATGACCAGGGGGCGGCTGCCGGGGTTAATGGTCACGTGGCCATAAGAAGGGGGGATGAATACTTTGTCTCCCTTTTGGGCTTCCACGGCTATGATTTCTTCCACTTCGCCGCTGCGGTTGTTTTTCTGCAACAGGTAAATGGCTTCCCCATCCAGGACTTCGTAGTATTCAGGGTATGTTTCTGTCGAATGGGGCTTTAACGGGTGAAAGTGCCCGACGGTTTTTATATACTCTTTGCCTATGGTTCCCGGAAGGATCACGGTAATGTCATAGCGGATGTCATGCTGCGCATATAAATCTTTATCCTTATCCAGGCAGACGCCGCGGTACATATAATACAGGGGTCGATCGCTGGGCGGTACATCGGCATAAAGTACCGGTAAGGCGTCGGCAAGACGCCGTATATCCGGTTCTGGAGCTATCACCCCGTCGGTGAAAGTTAAAAGGCCACTGGGTTCCAGGGTAAAATGCTTGCCTAAAATCATGGAGGTTGACCTCCCCGGAATATTTTTCTTTACCATCTTTACCATTATACCCTAAAGGTACTGAAAAACAACCCTCCTGCAGGCCGCTATCTCTGCTTTTGTCCGTACATCTCCCGGAAAATACGGGTCATAACCCTTTTTTCTTCTTCGTCGAAGAGACGGGTTACGGAAAATTCGACCACCGTCGTCA belongs to Moorella humiferrea and includes:
- a CDS encoding long-chain-fatty-acid--CoA ligase, producing MLLWQLPQKHREADARPALVFQDKRISYPELVAWIKAYAGLLQQMGVTPGERVAICSPNCPEFIYSYLGAIQAGAIAVPLNLMLTREEIAFIIKDSGCSTLVIHKAILERIGLSPQQASSLGLKHLVVLDENTAAKAQAAPPPEPIAASEDDICVFLYTSGTTGRPKGAMLSHRNFMADIEAMDAVSHLGPDNNFLCVLPMFHSFAWTTCVLLPLYLGSTITIKESFQPKDTLRTLTEENITIFCGVPSMYAVFLRLGEKGQFKSLRFAISGGAPLAAEVHRGFEEKFSFPLVEGYGLSEAAPVVCLNPLYGVRKPGSIGLPLPGIEVKVVDENDRELPVNEVGELVVRGPNVMSGYYNRPEETAEALKGGWLHTGDLARRDEDGYFYIVDRKKDMIILGGFNVYPREVEEVLLTHPAVQEAAVVGVGDPLKGETVKAYIVLKEGATADKRDLQEFLKEHLALYKIPRLFEFVPELPKSPTGKVLKKLLKG
- a CDS encoding HD-GYP domain-containing protein, translated to MSLAPEVAVLLERLRKHSMTTYQHSCNVGNLAGVLAEGLGLHQEEVNIITLGGLLHDIGKVRVRAAILHKAARLSDHEWEVMRRHPEFGVEILSAQEGFEVLEPLVAYHHERWDGKGYYGLQGSDIPLGARIISLADAFDAMTSSRAYQYSKNLLDGINELVDGSGKQFDPRLVQLFFDIMPAILKRNSRRAG
- a CDS encoding nitrite reductase — encoded protein: MGDAIFKQRSGFLGVGIVAKCGVLTPEQLVGLAELARNVDCRYLKLTTRQTLIFVIPEERLDDLRKGIAALDLKIGVFGEIVRNVKACAGNEDLCQRSLSDVFSLGSKIQEQFMNRPTPCDFKISLAGCHRGCTDPLCADYGIIATGSDTYNVYLGGRGGSRKPIHARQIATGINGEGVISLLDFILDRYAALAQPRERICNTIARTGLEAFLPPEDFLQRYRPPEEDDFLKFAGF
- the queG gene encoding tRNA epoxyqueuosine(34) reductase QueG is translated as MREKELKEWALERGLVLGIAPALPFQRGLAALKWREERGIITPFACGSLEERCHPRLLYPMVRSLIVVAKPHPDPATVSLPAKEFIARYALGTDYHDELQNSLQELAQYLRQNGAEFTAVQVDSGPLLEREAAYLAGLGYYGANCNLIIPGMGSAVSLGILLTDLELEPGVPAEPVTCAECGRCLKACPTKALVAPGRLDPARCLSYLTQARGVVPSDLRPFFKRYLWGCDVCQEVCPAAGREPAQLWEQGAEGNSPEGSYRFTELAAILAMDNKQFTKVFGTTPLAWRGKTVIQRNAVLLLGNWGDLFALPLLEQALRSPSPIVRGHAAWALGRLGPSARSLLNKARLEEKDVLVRREIDEALEAI
- a CDS encoding glucose-6-phosphate isomerase family protein gives rise to the protein MILGKHFTLEPSGLLTFTDGVIAPEPDIRRLADALPVLYADVPPSDRPLYYMYRGVCLDKDKDLYAQHDIRYDITVILPGTIGKEYIKTVGHFHPLKPHSTETYPEYYEVLDGEAIYLLQKNNRSGEVEEIIAVEAQKGDKVFIPPSYGHVTINPGSRPLVMANLVESNFSSIYGPFRDKRGAAYYYLEGEDGKGDFVKNTRYQNSVALKMVAAPNLNQPVAAVKNKSLYEAFIAEPDAFKILK